A stretch of the bacterium genome encodes the following:
- a CDS encoding polymer-forming cytoskeletal protein: MKKVLLALSALSLLFIAPVSFAKDSKEETPKRVVVASGETVEKDYFAFGDSAEISGTINGDLYAFAGQVLIDGKVNGDVIAAGGTVTISGQVSQDVRVAGGQVSISGKLGRNLTVGGGNVDLTGESEVSGGVVAGAGNLSLAGSIAKDVYLGAGNVTISNSVGGDINAGTGQLRLTSKAKVGGSITYWSDRDLSLDSNAKVAGTVSKKTFPARTQVSTEKVLGVLAGVNLFLKIISFVSILILGFLLLHFFPKFADETVATLKARPLASLGFGLLALILTPIAFVLLLISIVGIPLALILLALYLISLFVVRIFVVYWAGQALLNQGGRQAGRFLTFFLGLVVFTIISFVPIVSGIVAFFVLLFGLGAVLLTLQKNYSSAKTLSAGK; encoded by the coding sequence ATGAAAAAGGTTTTGTTGGCTTTATCTGCGCTGAGTTTGCTCTTCATTGCCCCTGTCTCCTTTGCTAAGGATTCCAAAGAAGAAACCCCCAAAAGAGTTGTCGTTGCGTCCGGAGAAACAGTTGAAAAAGACTATTTTGCTTTTGGTGATAGTGCAGAAATTTCCGGAACTATTAACGGGGATCTTTATGCTTTCGCCGGTCAAGTCCTCATTGACGGCAAGGTTAATGGAGACGTCATCGCCGCTGGTGGTACAGTCACAATCTCCGGGCAGGTCAGTCAAGATGTGCGTGTGGCTGGTGGACAAGTTTCTATCAGCGGAAAGCTTGGTCGCAACCTGACTGTTGGAGGAGGAAATGTCGATTTGACTGGGGAGTCTGAAGTTTCCGGTGGGGTAGTGGCGGGAGCCGGAAATTTAAGTTTAGCCGGAAGCATTGCTAAAGATGTTTATCTGGGTGCAGGAAATGTAACAATTTCGAATTCCGTTGGCGGTGATATAAATGCAGGGACGGGGCAACTACGTCTGACCTCAAAAGCTAAAGTAGGTGGAAGTATAACCTACTGGAGTGACCGCGATCTCTCTTTGGATTCAAACGCGAAAGTAGCAGGCACTGTTTCCAAGAAAACTTTTCCTGCCCGAACCCAGGTTTCTACAGAAAAGGTTTTGGGAGTTTTGGCGGGGGTAAATCTCTTTTTGAAAATAATTAGTTTTGTTTCTATTTTGATTCTCGGGTTTCTTTTGCTTCATTTTTTCCCAAAATTTGCCGACGAAACGGTCGCAACACTGAAAGCAAGACCACTTGCCTCTCTCGGTTTTGGGCTTTTGGCGTTGATACTGACCCCAATTGCTTTTGTGCTTCTGTTGATTTCGATCGTTGGGATTCCTCTTGCTCTGATTCTTCTCGCACTTTACTTGATAAGTTTGTTTGTAGTGCGAATCTTTGTTGTTTACTGGGCTGGTCAGGCTCTTCTCAACCAAGGCGGCCGCCAGGCAGGAAGGTTTTTAACCTTTTTTCTGGGACTGGTTGTCTTTACAATTATTAGCTTTGTCCCTATTGTTTCAGGGATAGTTGCTTTCTTTGTTTTACTTTTTGGACTGGGAGCCGTCTTGTTGACGCTTCAGAAGAATTACTCTTCAGCAAAAACTCTCTCCGCCGGAAAATAG
- a CDS encoding DUF5679 domain-containing protein yields the protein MASMYCVKCRAKKEVANPEQVTMKNGKKALRGTCPDCGTKMFKIGG from the coding sequence ATGGCTTCAATGTATTGTGTAAAATGTCGTGCAAAGAAAGAAGTTGCTAACCCAGAGCAAGTCACCATGAAAAATGGCAAAAAAGCTCTTCGAGGAACATGTCCAGACTGCGGAACCAAGATGTTCAAGATTGGCGGCTAG